In a single window of the Megalobrama amblycephala isolate DHTTF-2021 linkage group LG3, ASM1881202v1, whole genome shotgun sequence genome:
- the LOC125264648 gene encoding piggyBac transposable element-derived protein 4-like, giving the protein MVPQTLRFLPAREPGPQLRPADEHTPKSLFKMFFSEDAVSTLCQNTNAQAARAVSKGCRYKWTDISIGEMYRYIGLLFYMAMVKMSSISDYWRQDSLFSVPFPATIMSRDRFRTISWNVHMSHPDEDKENDRKRGTADHDSLFRVKPLMDTIRLACKAIYHPKRNLAVDERMVACKANTGMRQYMKAKPTKWGFKLFVLADSSNGYTVDFSVYTGKNNFPTGHGLSYDAVTSLLDCKVLGSGYHLYMDNFYTSPKLLRDLFAMKFGGCGT; this is encoded by the coding sequence ATGGTTCCACAGACTCTGAGATTCCTACCTGCACGGGAACCTGGACCACAGCTGCGTCCTGCTGATGAACACACTCCTAAGAGTctcttcaaaatgtttttttctgaggATGCAGTTTCAACTCTATGCCAGAACACCAATGCTCAGGCTGCCAGGGCAGTTTCAAAGGGATGTAGATATAAATGGACAGATATCAGCATCGGTGAGATGTACCGCTACATTGGGCTGCTGTTTTACATGGCTATGGTGAAGATGAGCTCCATCAGTGACTACTGGCGACAGGACAGTCTTTTCTCTGTGCCTTTTCCTGCTACAATCATGTCAAGAGACAGATTCCGTACCATTTCATGGAACGTGCACATGAGTCACCCAGATGAAGACAAGGAGAATGACAGAAAGAGGGGAACAGCTGATCATGACAGTCTTTTCAGGGTCAAACCTCTCATGGACACAATCCGCCTTGCTTGTAAAGCAATCTACCATCCTAAACGGAACTTGGCTGTGGATGAAAGAATGGTGGCATGTAAAGCAAACACTGGAATGAGACAATACATGAAAGCCAAGCCAACCAAGTGGGGCTTCAAGTTGTTTGTCCTTGCTGATTCATCAAATGGATACACTGTGGACTTTTCTGTGTACACAGGAAAGAACAACTTTCCCACAGGCCATGGACTATCATATGATGCGGTGACATCTCTTCTGGACTGTAAAGTTTTAGGCTCTGGGTACCATCTGTACATGGACAATTTCTACACAAGTCCTAAGCTCCTGAGAGACTTGTTTGCCATGAAGTTTGGTGGCTGTGGGACATAA